The Gammaproteobacteria bacterium genome has a segment encoding these proteins:
- the rpoB gene encoding DNA-directed RNA polymerase subunit beta, which yields MAYSFTEKKRIRKDFGKRPSILEVPYLLSIQLDSYRQFLQEGVDPENRPDLGLHAAFKSVFPIVSYSGGAALEYLNYRLGDPVFDVKECQLRGLTYAAPLRVKVRLVIFDREAAGGKKAVKEVREQEVYLGEMPLMTDHGTFVINGTERVIVSQLHRSPGVFFDHDKGKTHSSGKLLFSARVIPYRGSWLDFEFDPKDAVFARIDRRRKLPVSIILRALGMTNQEMLDVFFEKVDFHLAKKEIKMELVPQRLRGETAAFDVKAGTRVIVEEGKRITARHVMELQKAGVRNVVVPVEYLHGKILAHDVADKSTGELLARSNDELTSDLLQRLIDKGIDHVQTLFVNDLDHGPYISNTLRIDATTNRLEALVEIYRMMRPGEPPTKDAAENLFANLFFNMERYDLSPVGRMKFNRRVGRKEITGSGVLSREDIIDVLKVLMEIRNGRGQVDDIDHLGNRRVRCVGEMAENAFRVGLVRVERAVKERLTLAEAEGLMPQELINAKPVAAAVKEFFGSSQLSQFMDQNNPLSEVTHKRRVSALGPGGLTRERAGFEVRDVHPTHYGRVCPIETPEGPNIGLINSLSVYARTNEYGFLETPYRLVKGGRVTEEIQYLSAIEEGQYVIAQANAQLSPKGEFIDELVSVRHQNEFTIMPREQIQLMDISPRQIVSVAAALIPFLEHDDANRALMGSNMQRQAVPTLKSETPLVGTGMERPVAIDSGVTVVAKRGGTVDSVDASRIVVRVSDEETRAGEPGVDIYNLTKYTRSNQNTCINQRPLVNAGDVIARGDVLADGASTSLGELALGQNLLVAFMPWNGYNFEDSILISERLVEEDRFTTIHIEELSCVARDTKLGPEEITADIPNVGEAALAKLDEAGIAFIGAEVRAGDILVGKVTPKGETQLTPEEKLLRAIFGEKASDVKDTSLRVPPGMDGTVIDVRVFTRDGVEKDSRALAIESSELESVRKDLDDQQRILENDIFQRVDRLLVGKQAEGGPSKLEAGSRITRAYLDEVPREKWFDIRLRNDEANIQLEQAAIRLREQRDQFERRFEEKKRKITAGDDLPPGVLKMVKVYLAVKRRIQPGDKMAGRHGNKGVISTIVPVEDMPYLADGTPVDIVLNPLGVPSRMNVGQVLETHLGWAAKGLGRRIGEMLELNAEGSRIRAFLEEIYNKTGGQKADIQSLSDTEVLELAGNLRGGVPMATPVFDGATEPEIKHLLELAGLPLTGQATLVDGRTGEAFDRPITVGYMYMMKLNHLVDDKMHARSTGPYSLVTQQPLGGKAQFGGQRFGEMEVWALEAYGASYTLQEMLTVKSDDVQGRTKMYKNIVDGTHEMDAGMPESFNVLVKEVRSLAINVELEQN from the coding sequence ATGGCGTACTCCTTCACCGAGAAAAAGCGAATCCGCAAGGATTTCGGAAAACGTCCCAGCATCCTGGAGGTTCCATACCTGCTGTCGATCCAGCTGGACTCGTATCGGCAGTTCCTCCAGGAGGGCGTCGATCCGGAAAACAGGCCGGATCTCGGGCTGCACGCTGCCTTCAAGAGCGTTTTTCCCATCGTGAGCTATTCCGGTGGTGCGGCGCTCGAGTACCTCAATTACCGACTGGGTGATCCGGTCTTCGACGTCAAGGAGTGTCAGCTCCGCGGCCTTACCTATGCGGCACCGCTGCGGGTAAAGGTGCGCCTGGTCATTTTCGATCGTGAGGCGGCCGGCGGGAAGAAAGCAGTCAAGGAGGTGCGCGAGCAGGAGGTCTATCTCGGTGAAATGCCGCTGATGACCGACCACGGCACCTTCGTGATCAATGGCACGGAGCGCGTGATCGTCTCGCAGCTGCATCGTTCGCCAGGAGTCTTCTTCGATCACGACAAGGGCAAGACGCACTCCTCCGGAAAGCTGCTGTTTTCCGCGCGGGTCATTCCGTACCGCGGTTCCTGGCTGGATTTCGAGTTCGATCCCAAGGATGCTGTGTTCGCCCGTATTGATCGCCGGCGAAAGCTGCCGGTCAGCATCATCCTGCGCGCGCTCGGGATGACGAACCAGGAGATGCTCGATGTCTTCTTCGAGAAGGTTGATTTCCACCTCGCGAAGAAAGAAATCAAGATGGAGCTCGTTCCTCAGCGTCTTCGCGGTGAAACGGCCGCATTCGACGTCAAGGCCGGCACCCGGGTCATTGTCGAGGAAGGCAAGCGGATCACTGCCCGCCATGTGATGGAGCTGCAGAAGGCCGGCGTCCGCAATGTCGTCGTGCCGGTCGAGTACCTGCACGGCAAGATTCTTGCTCATGACGTCGCCGACAAGTCGACCGGTGAGCTTCTGGCCCGCTCGAACGATGAACTGACCAGCGACCTGCTGCAGCGATTGATCGACAAGGGCATTGATCACGTGCAGACGTTGTTCGTCAATGACCTCGACCATGGGCCATATATTTCGAACACGCTGCGGATCGACGCGACGACCAATCGGCTGGAAGCCCTGGTCGAGATCTACCGGATGATGCGCCCGGGCGAGCCGCCGACGAAGGACGCGGCTGAGAATCTCTTTGCGAACCTGTTTTTCAACATGGAGCGCTACGACCTTTCGCCCGTTGGTCGCATGAAGTTCAACCGGCGGGTCGGGCGAAAGGAAATCACCGGATCGGGCGTTCTCAGTCGCGAAGACATCATCGACGTCCTCAAGGTGCTGATGGAGATACGTAACGGGCGCGGTCAGGTTGATGATATCGATCACCTGGGTAATCGCCGCGTGCGCTGCGTGGGCGAGATGGCAGAGAACGCGTTTCGCGTCGGGCTCGTGCGTGTCGAGCGCGCGGTGAAAGAGCGCCTCACCCTGGCGGAGGCCGAGGGGTTGATGCCGCAGGAACTCATCAACGCCAAGCCGGTCGCGGCGGCCGTCAAGGAGTTCTTCGGCTCCAGTCAGTTGTCGCAGTTCATGGATCAGAACAACCCGCTGTCCGAGGTCACGCACAAGCGGCGGGTCTCGGCGCTCGGGCCGGGCGGCCTGACGCGGGAGCGTGCCGGGTTCGAAGTGCGCGACGTGCATCCGACGCACTACGGCCGTGTGTGCCCCATCGAGACACCGGAAGGTCCGAATATCGGACTGATCAACTCGCTGTCCGTCTATGCGCGGACCAACGAGTACGGCTTCCTGGAGACGCCATATCGTCTCGTGAAAGGCGGGCGGGTTACCGAAGAGATCCAGTATCTGTCCGCAATCGAGGAGGGCCAGTACGTCATCGCCCAGGCGAACGCGCAACTGAGCCCGAAAGGCGAGTTCATTGACGAGCTGGTGTCAGTGCGCCACCAGAATGAATTCACCATCATGCCGCGGGAGCAGATCCAGCTCATGGACATTTCCCCGCGGCAGATCGTGTCCGTCGCGGCTGCGCTGATTCCATTCCTGGAACACGATGATGCCAATCGCGCGCTCATGGGCTCGAACATGCAGCGCCAGGCCGTGCCGACGCTCAAGTCCGAAACACCACTGGTGGGCACCGGCATGGAGCGTCCGGTCGCCATCGACTCCGGCGTGACCGTGGTCGCAAAGCGCGGCGGGACCGTGGATTCGGTGGACGCGTCCCGAATCGTGGTTCGCGTCAGTGACGAGGAAACCCGCGCAGGCGAGCCGGGCGTCGATATCTACAACCTGACCAAGTACACGCGTTCAAACCAGAACACGTGCATCAATCAGCGACCGCTGGTGAACGCGGGTGACGTGATTGCGCGCGGCGACGTGCTCGCCGATGGTGCTTCGACCAGTCTTGGAGAGCTTGCTCTCGGGCAGAACCTCCTCGTCGCGTTCATGCCCTGGAATGGTTACAACTTCGAGGACTCCATCCTGATCTCGGAGCGCCTGGTGGAGGAGGACCGCTTTACGACGATCCACATCGAGGAGCTGTCCTGCGTGGCGCGTGATACGAAACTCGGCCCGGAGGAGATCACGGCCGATATCCCCAACGTCGGCGAGGCAGCGCTCGCGAAACTCGACGAAGCAGGAATCGCCTTCATCGGCGCCGAGGTCCGCGCAGGCGACATCCTCGTCGGCAAGGTAACGCCCAAAGGCGAGACCCAGCTGACCCCCGAGGAGAAGCTGTTGCGCGCCATCTTCGGCGAGAAGGCGTCGGACGTGAAGGACACCTCGTTGCGTGTGCCGCCCGGCATGGACGGCACCGTAATCGACGTGCGCGTGTTCACGCGCGATGGCGTCGAGAAAGACAGCCGGGCGCTCGCCATCGAGTCGAGCGAGCTGGAGTCGGTCCGCAAGGATCTCGATGACCAGCAGCGGATACTGGAAAACGACATCTTCCAGCGCGTAGACCGTCTGCTGGTCGGCAAGCAGGCTGAGGGCGGGCCGAGCAAGCTGGAGGCAGGGAGCCGCATCACGCGGGCGTACCTTGACGAGGTGCCGCGCGAGAAGTGGTTCGACATCCGCCTCCGTAACGACGAAGCCAACATCCAGCTCGAGCAGGCGGCGATCCGGTTGCGCGAGCAACGCGATCAGTTCGAGCGGCGCTTTGAGGAAAAGAAGCGAAAGATCACCGCAGGCGACGATTTGCCGCCCGGTGTTCTGAAGATGGTCAAGGTCTACCTCGCGGTAAAGCGTCGCATCCAGCCGGGCGACAAGATGGCAGGGCGCCATGGCAACAAGGGCGTCATATCGACCATTGTCCCCGTCGAAGATATGCCGTATCTGGCGGACGGCACGCCGGTCGACATCGTGCTCAACCCGCTCGGTGTGCCATCGAGAATGAACGTCGGCCAGGTGCTGGAAACTCACCTCGGCTGGGCGGCGAAAGGCCTCGGACGGCGTATCGGGGAAATGCTCGAGCTGAACGCCGAGGGCTCGAGGATCCGGGCCTTCCTGGAGGAGATCTACAACAAGACCGGCGGGCAGAAGGCGGACATCCAGAGTCTGTCGGATACCGAGGTGCTGGAACTTGCCGGCAACCTTCGTGGCGGCGTGCCGATGGCAACGCCCGTGTTCGACGGTGCTACGGAGCCCGAGATCAAGCATCTGCTCGAGCTTGCAGGGCTCCCGCTGACCGGGCAGGCCACGCTGGTCGACGGCCGGACCGGAGAGGCGTTCGACCGGCCGATTACCGTCGGATACATGTACATGATGAAGCTCAATCATCTGGTCGATGACAAGATGCATGCGCGGTCGACCGGGCCCTACAGCCTGGTTACTCAGCAACCGCTTGGCGGCAAGGCGCAGTTCGGCGGTCAGCGGTTCGGTGAGATGGAAGTCTGGGCGCTCGAGGCTTACGGCGCGTCCTATACGCTCCAGGAGATGCTGACGGTCAAGTCCGACGACGTTCAGGGTCGCACCAAGATGTACAAAAACATCGTCGATGGCACTCACGAGATGGATGCCGGGATGCCGGAGTCCTTCAACGTGCTTGTGAAAGAGGTGCGCTCGCTGGCCATAAACGTCGAACTCGAGCAGAACTGA
- the rplL gene encoding 50S ribosomal protein L7/L12 — translation MSVSRQEIKEALGKMPVMELVSLIKELEEEWGVSAAAPVAVAAVAGAGGGAAAAAEEQTEFNVIMTAFGENKVGVIKAIRTITGLGLKEAKDLVEGVPSTVKEGVSKDDAAKIKKDLEEAGAKVEIK, via the coding sequence ATGTCCGTTTCACGTCAGGAAATCAAGGAAGCCCTCGGCAAGATGCCGGTGATGGAGCTCGTGAGTCTCATCAAGGAACTCGAAGAAGAATGGGGCGTCTCGGCGGCCGCGCCGGTGGCGGTGGCTGCAGTTGCCGGCGCCGGTGGCGGTGCTGCTGCGGCGGCTGAGGAGCAGACCGAGTTCAACGTGATCATGACGGCTTTCGGCGAGAACAAGGTCGGTGTGATCAAGGCGATCCGCACCATTACCGGTCTCGGCCTGAAAGAGGCCAAGGACCTCGTCGAGGGTGTGCCCTCGACCGTGAAGGAAGGCGTTTCCAAGGACGATGCTGCGAAGATCAAGAAGGATCTCGAGGAAGCCGGCGCGAAGGTCGAGATCAAGTAG
- the rplA gene encoding 50S ribosomal protein L1, translating into MTSVTKRMKRHGDRVKRTELHSLDEALSIVKEMAGSKFRESVDVAINLGIDASKSDQAVRGSTVLPHGTGKKIRVAVFAQGDNAAKAQAAGADVVGFEDLAERMKGGELDFDTVIATPDAMRVVGQLGRVLGPRGLMPNPKVGTVATDVESAVRNAKSGQVRYRTDKAGIVHCPIGKADFEIQALKENLLALLNDIRKARPAQAKGQYLKRVTVSSTMGPGVGVDQASIEVVQ; encoded by the coding sequence ATGACGTCGGTCACGAAACGAATGAAGCGTCACGGCGATCGCGTAAAGCGGACGGAACTGCATTCGCTTGACGAAGCGCTCTCGATCGTCAAGGAGATGGCGGGTTCGAAATTCCGCGAGTCAGTGGACGTGGCAATCAATCTGGGCATCGATGCATCCAAGTCGGATCAGGCGGTGCGTGGATCCACGGTGCTGCCGCACGGGACAGGCAAGAAGATTCGGGTGGCCGTATTTGCCCAGGGAGACAATGCGGCCAAGGCACAGGCTGCAGGTGCCGATGTCGTCGGTTTCGAGGATCTGGCCGAGCGCATGAAGGGCGGAGAACTCGATTTCGACACCGTCATTGCCACGCCGGATGCGATGCGCGTCGTCGGCCAGCTCGGGCGGGTTCTCGGTCCGCGGGGCCTGATGCCGAATCCCAAGGTGGGAACGGTGGCGACCGATGTCGAAAGCGCGGTACGCAATGCGAAATCGGGCCAGGTTCGATACCGGACCGACAAGGCCGGCATCGTGCATTGCCCGATCGGCAAAGCGGATTTCGAGATTCAGGCCCTGAAAGAGAACCTGCTGGCGTTGCTGAACGACATCCGGAAAGCACGACCTGCGCAGGCCAAGGGCCAGTATCTGAAACGTGTGACCGTATCGTCCACGATGGGACCTGGCGTTGGTGTCGACCAGGCCAGTATCGAGGTGGTGCAGTAA
- the nusG gene encoding transcription termination/antitermination protein NusG, producing MALKWYVVHAYSNFENKVKSSLEERIKLKGLQDKFGKIMVPTEEVVEMREGHKRRSERKFFPGYVLVQMELDDETWHLVKEVPKVLGFIGGSSDRPAPITDQEADFILHRVEEGVDKPRPKVLFEPGEVVRVTDGPFNDFSGVVENVNYEKNKLRVAVQILGRSTPVELDFSQVEKS from the coding sequence ATGGCCCTCAAGTGGTACGTCGTGCATGCCTATTCCAACTTCGAGAACAAGGTCAAGTCCTCTCTCGAGGAACGAATCAAGCTCAAAGGCCTGCAGGACAAATTCGGCAAGATCATGGTCCCGACGGAAGAAGTCGTTGAGATGCGGGAAGGCCACAAGCGTCGGAGCGAGCGCAAGTTCTTCCCCGGCTATGTTCTGGTGCAAATGGAGTTGGACGACGAAACCTGGCATCTGGTCAAGGAAGTCCCGAAAGTCCTCGGATTCATCGGGGGGTCGAGCGACAGGCCCGCTCCGATCACGGACCAGGAAGCCGACTTCATCCTGCACCGGGTGGAGGAAGGCGTCGACAAGCCGCGCCCGAAGGTGCTGTTCGAGCCCGGCGAGGTCGTGCGCGTGACCGATGGGCCGTTCAACGATTTCAGCGGCGTGGTCGAAAACGTGAATTACGAGAAGAACAAGCTTCGGGTTGCAGTGCAGATCCTCGGGCGGTCTACGCCGGTCGAGCTGGATTTCAGTCAGGTTGAGAAGAGTTGA
- the secE gene encoding preprotein translocase subunit SecE, which yields MNTKAEPGPGTLDTVKLFVAALLMLGGIVAYYLFADVSVVVRVLAMFGGLAAGVAIAFQSTQGRQLWQFIQGSRVELRKVVWPTQQETMQTTMMVVVFAVLLAFFFFLVDLLLLKLTQFLTGQGG from the coding sequence ATGAACACTAAGGCAGAGCCGGGTCCCGGCACGCTGGACACAGTCAAGCTTTTTGTCGCTGCCTTGCTGATGCTTGGTGGGATCGTCGCGTATTACCTGTTCGCCGATGTTTCGGTCGTCGTCCGGGTATTGGCGATGTTCGGCGGGCTGGCGGCTGGCGTGGCGATCGCCTTTCAGAGTACGCAGGGCCGGCAGCTCTGGCAGTTCATTCAGGGATCACGCGTTGAACTGCGCAAGGTCGTATGGCCCACGCAGCAGGAGACGATGCAGACGACCATGATGGTCGTCGTTTTTGCGGTGCTGCTGGCGTTTTTCTTCTTTCTGGTGGATCTGCTCCTGCTCAAGCTGACGCAGTTCCTCACCGGGCAGGGAGGGTAG
- the rplJ gene encoding 50S ribosomal protein L10 codes for MGLGLDDKKALVAEVNAVAATAQSAVAAHYRGLSVSQMTSLRAKARKEGVYMRVVKNTLARKAVEGTDFACLRDSLKGPTILAFSREEPGAAARVVKEFAKDNETLVAVALAIGGQLYPASELSRVASLPTLQEARSKLLGLFQAPMSQFVRTLAEPPAKFARVLAAFRDKQGGA; via the coding sequence ATGGGCTTGGGACTGGATGACAAGAAGGCGCTGGTGGCGGAGGTCAACGCAGTGGCCGCGACGGCGCAGTCGGCGGTGGCCGCGCATTACCGTGGCTTGAGCGTCTCGCAGATGACTTCCCTTCGTGCCAAGGCGCGCAAGGAAGGCGTCTACATGCGGGTCGTGAAAAACACGCTCGCGCGTAAGGCGGTGGAAGGCACGGACTTCGCGTGCCTGCGGGACTCGCTCAAGGGGCCGACTATTCTTGCTTTCTCGCGTGAGGAGCCGGGTGCGGCAGCGCGGGTTGTCAAGGAGTTTGCCAAGGACAACGAGACTCTCGTGGCGGTGGCCCTGGCCATCGGCGGCCAGCTGTACCCGGCGAGTGAGCTGAGCCGTGTAGCCAGCCTGCCGACGTTACAGGAGGCCCGATCGAAGCTGCTGGGACTGTTCCAGGCTCCGATGTCGCAGTTCGTCCGCACCCTTGCAGAGCCACCGGCCAAGTTCGCGCGCGTTCTGGCCGCCTTCCGCGACAAGCAGGGCGGCGCCTGA
- the rplK gene encoding 50S ribosomal protein L11, translating into MAKKVDKYIKLQVAAGQANPSPPVGPALGQAGVNIMEFCKSFNAQTQGMEAGTPLPVVITVYSDRSFTFVTKTPPASVLLRKAARVEKGSGVPNKNKVGKVTRQQVEEIAKTKMPDLTAADLDAAVRTIAGSARSMGLDVEGL; encoded by the coding sequence ATGGCGAAGAAAGTAGACAAGTACATCAAGCTGCAGGTTGCAGCCGGACAGGCGAATCCCAGTCCGCCGGTTGGCCCGGCGCTCGGTCAGGCGGGCGTCAATATCATGGAGTTCTGCAAGTCGTTCAACGCGCAGACCCAGGGCATGGAAGCGGGCACCCCGCTGCCAGTGGTAATCACTGTCTACAGTGACCGCAGTTTTACCTTTGTCACCAAGACCCCTCCCGCGAGCGTATTGCTGCGCAAGGCTGCGCGTGTCGAGAAAGGCAGTGGTGTGCCGAACAAGAACAAGGTCGGCAAGGTTACCCGGCAACAGGTCGAGGAAATAGCCAAGACCAAGATGCCGGACTTGACGGCAGCGGATCTAGATGCGGCGGTGCGCACCATCGCGGGCAGCGCACGCAGCATGGGTCTGGACGTGGAGGGCCTGTGA